A window of Methylomonas sp. 11b genomic DNA:
TCGGTTGCCTCCTATTTGAATGCGCAAATTGCTGCCGGCGCGGATGCGGTGATGGTGTTCGATACCTGGGGTGGCATGCTCAGCCATGACGATTATCTGGAGTTTTCCTTGCGCTATGCGCGGCAGGTTCGCGAGTTGTTAAATTCCCGCCATGACGGCAAGCAAATCCCCACCATTTTGTTTACCAAAGGCGGCGGTCTATGGCTGGAAGCGATGGCCGACACCGGCTACGACGCTCTGGGTCTGGATTGGCAAACCGACATTGGCCAAGCCCGCGCCCGGGTTGGCGACCGGGTCGCTTTGCAGGGCAATATGGACCCTATCACTTTGTACGCGCAACCGGACGTAATCCGCGAAAAAGTTGGCAAAGTGCTGCAAGGTTTCGGTAATGGCTCGGGGCATGTATTCAATCTGGGGCACGGCATTTTGCCGGATATTAACCCGGAACATGTCAAGGCCATGGTCGATGCGGTGCGGGAATTGAGTCCACAATATCATCGCTAAATAAGGGCGTTTATACTTGAGGGGAATGCCGTTAAGTTAAGCACCTCTTACCGGCGGGTCTTGTAAAAAGCCCCCTCTCCTCGCGGGAGAGGGTTGGGGTGAGGGGAGAAGGAACGGTCCTTCACACTGAATAGTTACCAATTTTTAGTATTCCATATGTGGATCCAAAAACGCATCCAGCTTGCCGCCAAACCGCGCGGCTTTCATTTGATCACGCGGGAAATCGTCGGTCAGTTGGCCGAACTGGATAAAATTGAAATAGGCTTGGCCCATGTGTTTTTGCAACATACTTCGGCATCGCTGGCTATCAACGAAAACGCGGATGCGGATGTACGCAGGGACCTGGAAAGTTATTTCTCCAGAGCGGTTGCTGAAAATGAACCATACTACCGCCACACGCTCGAAGGGCCGGACGATATGCCAGCTCATATTAAAACCGTTATTTTAGGCAGCTCGCTGAGCATTCCGATCAGCGACGGCCAATTGGCCTTGGGGATTTGGCAAGGCATTTATTTATGTGAGCATCGCAATCATGCCGGCAATCGCACTATCATCGTTACACTACACGGCGAATAAAGAGGTATTTATGAGAGCAGCAAAACTAATCGTTTTATTACTGGCAGCTTGCAGCCAAAGCCTGTCCGCTGAAGAAGCCGGAAAGCCGCTGGAAATGACCGTCTATCGCAGCCCCACTTGCGGTTGTTGCGGCAAATGGCTGGAACATGCCAAACAAAACGGTTTTAAAATCAACGACGTGGTTAGCGACGACATGGAAACCATCAAAGCCCGTTTCGGCGTGCCTGAAAAGCTGGCGTCCTGCCATACCGCCATCGTGGACGGCCACGTTATCGAAGGCCATGTGCCTGCTGCCGACATTCAGAAGCTCTTACAAAGCAAATCCAACATCGCAGGTATCGCCGCGCCGGGCATGCCGATGGGCAGCCCCGGTATGGAAATGGGCGGGCAGCAAGATGCGTACAAGGTGGTTTCCTTCGATAAAGAAGGTAAATATGAAGTGTTTGCAGAGCATGGCACTAAGCAATAACTCAACTTACGTACTCTCAGCCGTCCGCTTAATTCGCCGCCAAGCAGTATGTCTTTTTGGCAACATCTAGCATGACTAAGGCCCTCGTTACCGGCGCCAGTGGTTTTATCGGCACGCAACTATGCCAGGCGTTGGTAAACCAGGGTTACGCGGTCAAAACGTGCAGTCGCGCCGGGCATGGTCCGGACAACATCGCCTTGGATTTGGCTGAACCGGGAGCTTGCCCCCCTGAGTTGTGCGCCGGCATAGACGTGATATTTCATCTGGCTGGCAAAGCCCACGCCTTGGCGGAAAGTCGGCAAGATGCGGCCGAATACCGGCAGGTCAACACCGAAGGCACGCGCAAACTGCTGGAAGCCGCACAACAAGCCAGGGTAAAAAGCTTTGTGTTCTTCAGCAGCGTCAAAGCCGTTAGCCAGGCTAGCCAACAACCCATGGATGAAACGGTTAACGACCCGGCCACAGATCCCTACGGCTTATCCAAATACGAAGCAGAGCAACTGGTGCTAAATGGCGGCTATGTCCGGCATCCGGTGGTGTTGCGGCCCAGCATGGTCTATGGCGGTTCCGAGAAAGGTAACTTGCCGAGGATGATCAAAGCAGTCCGGCGCGGGATATTTCCGCCATTGTCCGAGTCCGGTAACCAGCGCTCTATGGTGCATGTAACAGATATAGTTGCAGCGGCATTGCTGGCGGCCGAGAAACCCGCAGCCGCCGGGCAGGTTTATATCGTCACGGATGAACAAAGCTATTCCACCCGGCAGATTTACGACGCGATCAGAGCCGCTCTCGGCAAGCCGCCTGTTGCCTGGTCGATACCGATGCCGTTGCTAACCAGCTTAGCCAAATTGGGTGATGGCTTTGGCCAACTGACGGGGCGACGCTTTCCCATCGATAGCGATAGCCTGGAAAAATTAACCGGTTCGGCTTGGTATTCGTCTGCTAAAATCGCTCGCGAATTGGGTTTTCAACCTCGCCATACTCTCTGGAAAGCCCTGCCCGATATTATTCGCCATCTAAGTTAAATCCTGCGTGCTACTGCTTTTTACTGTTACCTTGCTGCTCGCCGCCGTATTGACCGGCCTGATTCGCCGCTACGCCTTAACTTACAAGGTGCTGGACATTCCCAACCAACGCAGCTCACACAGCGTACCAACCCCGCGCGGCGGCGGATTGGCTATCGTGCTGGGATTCTTTACGGCCGCTCTCTGGCTGTTTTTTGCTGATCAATTAACAGGTAGTTTCTTGGCCTTGCTGAGCTCCACGCTATTGGTAGCCGTTATCGGTTTCTGTGACGATCACGGCGAAGTGGCCGCGCGCTGGCGGTTTTTGACGCATTTATTGGCAGCCATCATCGCTCTGGAATTATTGAATGGTCTACCTGTGATATTGATCCCCGCGCCATTCGACGCCATCTTCGGGCGATTGAGCTTTAATCCTGGCTGGCTGGGCTATCCCTTGGGGGCACTGTTTTTGGTATGGACTCTCAATCTGTTCAATTTCATGGACGGTACCGACGGCATTGCCGCGTCGGAAGCGCTGTTCGTATCCTCGGCATTGGCCGGCTATCTGTTTTTTACCGATCAAAACCTGTGCGCGGTAGCCTTGAGTTTGGCGGCGGCTTGCGCTGGCTTTTTGCTGTGGAATTGGCCGAAAGCCAAGATTTTCATGGGCGATGTCGGCAGCGGTTTTATCGGTCTGTTGCTGGGTTTATTGATTTTACTGGCCGCACAACAGGCCGCCGTGCTGCTGTATTGCGGGCTGGTTTTATTCGGCGTGTTTATCGTGGATGCCAGCTATACCTTGGCGGTTAGAATGTTCAGCGGACAAAAATGGTATGCGGCGCACTGCTCGCATACTTATCAACACGCTGCCAAACGTTACGGGCATTTGCCGGTGTTATTGGCAACCTGGGTAATCAATTGCGGCTGGCTGTTGCCTATCTCTCTATGGATATTTAAGCATCCCAGCCACGCTTTGGCCGGGATTGCCTTGGCTTATCTGCCCTTAATCTATCTGGCTTACCGGTTTAAGGCCGGCCAATCCGAGTTGGTTATTTCGTGACTTTAAGATTCCGCTCCCGCACCACCATTTTTTTGCACGACCTGGCCATGATCCCTCTGGCCTGGTTCGGTGCTTACTGGCTGCGTTTTAATCTGCAAGACATCCCTGACGATTTTTTTTATTCAGCATTATTATTCCTGCCTTGGGTCATCGCCATCCAGGTCAGTTTATTCTGGGTGTATGGTTTGTACCGCGGCGTTTGGCGGTTTTCCTCACTGCCAGACCTGATCCGCATCGGCAAGGCCGTGTTGACCGGGATTTTTTTTATTGCCTCCGCCTTGTTTTTATACGACCGCCTGCACGGTGTACCGCGTTCGGTCGTACCGTTGTATGTGCTGATCCTGTTTTCCTTGCTCAGCATTCCGCGTCTGGTTTATCGCTTTTGGAAGGAACAGACGTTTGCGGAGCGCGTGGGTAAGCGCGCATTGATCGTCGGTGCCGGTTCCGCCGGCGAAATGCTGGTGAGGGATTTATTGGCCAATGTCGATAGCGATTATGTGCCGATAGTGTTCGTCGACGACAACCATGGCAAATACAAGCGCGAAATTCGCGGAATCCGCGTTGCCGGCACGGTCGAGCAAATTCCCGAATTAATCGAACGCTGGAATATCGAAACTGTGCTGATTGCCGTGCCGTCGGCCAGCGATCAGCAAATGCGCCGTATCGTGGAAATCTGCGAAAACTGCTCGGTGGATTTTCAGACCCTACCCTCGGTTAAAGAATTGCTAAGCGGCGCGGTCACCACCGCCAATCTGCGTAGCGTTTCCATCGAAGATATTTTGGGCCGCACACCGGTAAAGCTGGATTGGCCCGGCATAAAAAATCATCTGCGCGACAAAGTTATTTTAGTCACGGGCGGTGGTGGCTCCATAGGCTCCGAACTTTGCAAGCAACTGGCCAGAGCCCAACCGCGCAAGCTGATCGTGTTCGATCAGTGCGAGTTTAATTTGTACAAAATCAATGCTGACTTGAGCCGACTGTTTCCGGAGCTAGCGCATCAGGCCGTGCTGGGCGACGTCGCCGATCCGATTGCGGTAAAACAGTTAATTGCCACGCAGCAGCCGGAAATCGTGTTTCATGCTGCGGCGTATAAACATGTGCCCTTATTGGAAAATCAAATCCGCGAGGCGGTGCATAACAATCTGATCGGCACGAAGATACTGGCGGAAGCAGCGATTGCCGCCGGCGTAGCGCGGTTCGTGTTGATTTCCACCGACAAGGCCGTCAATCCCACTAACGTGATGGGCGCGACCAAACGGGCGGCGGAAATCCTGTGTCAAAACCTGAATCAGACCGGCAATACCCGCTTTACCACCGTCCGGTTCGGTAACGTGCTCGATTCGGCTGGCAGCGTGGTGCCGCTGTTCAGGGAACAAATCAAGGCCGGCGGCCCTATCACGGTGACGCATCCGGATATTACCCGCTACTTCATGACGATTCCGGAGGCCTGCCAGCTGATCATGCAAGCAGAAACCATAGGCCAGGGCGGGGAGGTATTCGTGCTGGATATGGGCGAACCGGTCAAAATTACTTACCTGGCCGAACAAATGATCCGGCTGAGCGGGAAAGTGCCGAATAAGGACATAGCGATTAAGATTGTCGGCTTGCGGCCCGGCGAAAAACTCTACGAAGAGCTATTCCACGATCAGGAACAATTACTGGCAACCAGCCATGCGAAATTGCGCCTGGCCAAAGCGCGACTCTACGACTCCGTGGAATGGGCTAAACAGATTGAAGATTTGCAGAAGGTGTGCCGGAACTACGATAACCGGCAACTGTTGGCCGACTTGAAACAGTTGGTCCCCGAGTTTACGAGTACGCCGGCGCCTAAATAACAGCGCTAAAATTCACACTGTCTCCACCAGGCAATGTCGTTGGACTAAGCTCCCTCTCCTGCTGAAGAAGGTTGGGGGTTTTAACTTACCAGGGACCGTCTATAACCGGCCTATCCGATAGCAATACAGCTTGGTTTTCCGGCTATCGTTCAGTTCGAGCACCGACTCGGGCTGGCTATTCGGTATCGGAAAAGATGACGAGACAAACAAGCATCCGGTCTGCATTTCCCGCCGAATTTTTTCGCCTATTTTCGCCATCACCAGTGGCGACAGGAAGGCGAACACCACATCGAACTCGCGTAAATCCTGCTCCCAGAAACTGGATCGCCCGACCCGGACATTGGCCAGATTGCGGCAACGCCATGTTGCCAGAAGCCAGGGCAGCGGCGCTCGCTCCAAGGCCACTACAGCCATATCCGACCGGGCTTTTGCAAGCGGCACGACAACGGTAGCCAGACCGGCGCCAATATCGACAAACGCTTGCGCCTGTTCGCGGCTTACTATTTCGATCAGCGCCTGGCTGACGGCGGAAGACGATAAGAACAACGGCACATCGCCTTTCACTGTTCCCCAAAATAATAGAGTCAGCAGCAGCAACATCAGCAGATACACCCAAGCAGGCACTTGCCAGCTAAGCCCCAGTAATACGGTCGGTATAAATAGCAAATGAATCGGTAGCCACCAGACAGGCTGGCGAAAACCGCGAGAGAACAGTGCGGCCAAGCCAGCCTGAATAGCGACAGCTTGCCAAACGCTAACGGACAGAGGGAATGTGGTGCGTAGACCCAGCACTACAACGCAGGCTAGTAGCTGACTGAACAGCGCCTTGAATAACTGCATCAATCCTTACCGGGCTGTCAGCCGATTATTGACCGAGTCAGGCTAATGCGCAGCGCCGTCCGCCCCGGTAATTTTGGTATTTTTCTGAATCGTTGGCGATATGGCCGGCAGGCCGGGAACCGAGGTATCGCTGCTTCCGGGCTTATCTTCGGCGCCATCGTGCAACACCTGATTTTCGGTCTTTTTATTCATCACCACGATCGATATCCGCCGGTTCATCGGATCGTTCGGCACATCACCCTTGTAAGGAATGCTGGACGCCAAGCCGACCACCCGTAAAACTTTCTCTTCGCTGAGACCGCCTTGATTTAGCTCGCGGCGCGCCACGTTGGCCCGGTCGCTGGATAACTCCCAGTTGGAATAGCCGGTGCGATTGCTGGGAAACGGCAGCGCGTCGGTATGACCGTTGATGGTGACTTTATTCGGTAATTCGTTGATAACCGGCGCCAGTTCGCGCAGGATGGCTTGCGCATAGGTTTCTATGCCTGAACTAGCCAGCTTGAACATCGGCCGGTTTTGCGCATCGATAATCTGGATTTTCAAGCCTTCCGGCGTAGTTTCCAGCTTGATCTGATCCTTATATTCGGCCAACTTGTCATTGGCTTTCAGCATGTCCTCGATTTTTTCCTGCAACTTTTCCAGCTTGAGCTTTTCCTGCTCTTCCGCCAGTTTTTCAATATCCTCGGGGGTTGGTTCGGCAGGGGTATTTTCCCCCTGATGCACTTGCCCCTCCTCTTGCGACTTCAAGTCCTGACCGCCAGCCTGAATGATACTAGTCCGATCACCCGTACCCTCGCCGCTACTATTGGTAATCGCGACGCCGAACGGATTCTGGAAGTATTCGGAAATACCTTTTTTGGTTTTTTCATCGGTGGATCCGAGCAACCACATCAACAAAAAGAAAGCCATCATCGCCGTCACGAAGTCGGCATAGGCAATTTTCCAGGCGCCGCCGTGATGACCACCGTGACCGGCCTTCTTGATTTTTTTGATGATTATGGGTTGTTCGGCCATCGCTGTTTACCCTATTTACCGGCTTTTAATTGTTCTTCCAGCTCGGTAAAGCTCGGTCTGGCATTATGCGGAATGGCGGTGCGCATGAACTCCACGGTCATCGCCGGCGAAGTACCTTTTGCGCAGTTCAGCAGGCCTTTTTGGGTGCATTTATAGGCATTGCTTTCTTCTTCCAGCCGGGCTTCCATCACCGATGCCACGGGGCCAATAAAGCCGTATGACACTAAAATACCCAGGAACGTACCGACCAGCGCCGCGGCGATCAGTTTGCCCAATTCCGCCGGCGGAATCCCCACCGATTCCATCGTATGCACCACCCCCATTACCGCCGCGACGATACCGAAAGCGGGCATACCGTCACCGACTTTTTGCACGGCCTTGATTGGCTCGTTGCCTTCGGCATGGTGCACTTCAATTTCCGCATCCATGATGTCTTCGAGTTGGTTGACATCAACCCCGGTCAGGATCAGCCTGAGCTTGTCGCAAATAAATTCCATCAGATGGTGGTCGTGCACGATTTTTTCCCCAAAAATCGAGCTGCCTTCCGGATCGTCCACCACTTTTTCCAGGGACAATAAACCTTCCTTGCGGGCCTTCTGACTGAGCGCGTTAAAGCTCATCAGCAGCTCCATATAGTATTCCTTGGTGTAGGTACTGCCTTTCAATGTGGCAGTACCGCCAGCCATCGCCGCCTTGCTGTTGGCCAAAGAGTTACTGGCCAAAAAGGAACCAAAGGCGGCGCCGACGATGATCAGCACCTCCACCGGCTGCCAAAGTACCCCCAAATGACCGCCAGCCATCATGAAGCCGCCCAATACGCAGCCCAAAATGATCACATAACCAATGATTACAAACATGGTTGCCTCTAAAAAACTAAAAGTTAATTATAAAAATCAAACTTACCCTGGATTCACTCGATTTATCGGCCGCCATGTAAGTTGCCGGATAAGTCTAGGCTATGGTTTTCAAACTCTCAGGTTAAATGCTCAGTTTTTTTTAAAACCAGCTTGCTGATAGCCGGCAGCACCACAAAGGTACAAGTCATGATCCAGAAAATGCCGATAGTGATCACCAGTCCCATGCTGGATATTCCTTGGTGCGGCGAAAATGCCAGACCGACAAAGCTGGAAATGGTGGTCAACGCGCCGTAGAACATGCCGCGCGCGGTACTGGATTGATAAATGTTCTGATCTTCCGACAGGGAGTGATGCAGTTTTTCAACCATATGGATACCGTTATCGACACCCAGACCCATTAATAAAGGCAAAGCAATAATATTGGCAAAGTTGATCGGTGTACCGGTAAATACGGTAGTCGCCATCGTGAACAAGCCGGCCAACACCAAGGGTGTCATCACCAGCAGCGTATCAACGATACTGCGGCGAATGAACATCAATAGCAAGGCGATCGCTACCAACGCGATGATGATGGCTTCCTGGAAGGCGCCAATCACGGCTTTCATGGACTCCCAATACATCACCGGCAAATCGGTGGCATTGGGTGCCACGGCCTGCACGTCGGTAATGAAGGTCTGCAAGTTACCAAGATCGTTCAAATCTTCCTTGGGAAAAATCTGTATGCGGTACAAACCGTCTTTACTCAACCAGCGTTCCTTGATTTCCGCCGGGATACTGGTCGGTACAATTTCCTCGGCATGGAAACCGATCAGAAGCTGGTTCATTACAGTGGGCAAAGTGCCGAGCAACGAGGTTTGAATCTTCTCGATAAACACGCCGCGGTCAGGCTGAAATCTGGCTTCCAATTCCACCATCACGTCTTGCAACTGCTGTTTAAAAGTTTGCAGCGACTTGATGTCAGCCGGATTGGTTTTTTTCGGCAGATTATTGTCAATCGCGGCAATCATCCGCTTGATGGCCGGCAATGGATCGGTGCCGGTTTTCAGTTGCGGGAAAAATTGACTTTGCGGGCCCAGCGTCAGCACCATATCGTCGATGATACCCAATTTGCTTTCTTGATCGTCAGGCACAAAATCGAACAAGCTGACGGTTTTATCGACGGTTTTCAGGCTCTCCAGTTTTTTCTGCGTAGCCCTGGCTTCGTCTTCGTTTTTTACCAAAACGGTCAACGTCATCGGTGAAGTATCGCGCTCCTTCATCAAGTCCTTGAAGGCAATCACCGATTCGGTGTGCGGATCGCGCAGATTTAACGGATTGAAATCGGTTTGCACCTGAAACACGAAGTACACGGCAACCACTGCGCCAAGCAAAGTCAGCAAGGAAATCGGTTTGGCATAGTGCAAGGTAAAGTGCGCCAGCAGATGGGTAAATTTCGATTCGCCCGGTTGTTCGCCATGCAATTGATGCACGGGCGGATTGGGCAAGACCTTGAGCAGTACCGGCAACACGGTCAGCGTAATGAATAGGCAAATGAACAAACTGGTACCGGCCAGCAAACCCAACTCGGAAATGCCTTGGTAATCGGTGGGAATAAAGGCATACAAACCGATGGAGGTAGTACCGGCGCACAGAATCAAAGACGGACTGGTCGCCAATAAGGCCGAACGAATCGCCTTGCCCTTGTCGCTGCCGTATAAATCCAGATTATCGCGATAACGCAGGCAAAAATGGATCGCATACTCGACGCCCAAACCAATATTGGACACCGCGAAGGCCACCGAAATCAGATTCAGCTGTTTCACCGCCACGGAGGCGAACAAACCGCAAAACACCATACCCAAGGCCAATGTCAGTAAGGTAGCCAGCATCAACAGCCAGGAGCGGTACGCAACCAATAAAATGCCGCAGACCAGCACGATGGAAAAAATGCTGGCGGTGAAGGTACCCTCGCTCATCCCGGCCATTTCGTCGTGCTCCAAACCGACTTCGCCGGTCACCCAAACTTTGACAGCCGGCATATTGGGGTCTTGAATTTTGTCGGCGGCCTGACGGATAACCTTGATCGCCGGCTCCACGGGCAAAATCTGGCTGTAGTCGAATTTCGGCGTGACGAAAATAAAGGCCTTGTCCGATTGCTCTTCGCTGATCTTGTTTTCGGCGATCAGTTTTTGCCAGGACAGTAAATCTGTTTCGCCGTTCAGAGTTTTATGCAGGGAATTGCTGACCTTGTCGATCAGCGACATCAGGTCGATGGGTACTTCTTCGGTCTTGGTTTCCGCGTTCAGCGCGTCTTCGAAGATAGAGAAAAAACCGTTCAGACTGGGATCTTGAGAGATTCGGCCGATAAACGGCTGGGCTTGCGCCAGCGTCACCGAAAAATCCTGCAACTTATCAGTATCCAGATATAACAGGCCATTGCGCTGGAAAAACGCGTTTTCATCCGGCCGATAGACCTTGGTGAAATGTTCGGTATCGGCTCTAAGCTCCCGGCTCAAGCGTTGCGCAGCGGCCTTGGTTAATTCCGGACTGGAGGACTCGATCACCAGCAGCAGCGTATGCACTTCCTGACCGAATTGCTGTTCGAATTTACGCCGGTTTTGCTGAAACGGCGCTTCTGGAGCGATCAGTTCCGCCGTATCGGTGTTGACGGTCAGATGATTGCCGGTGTACTGCACGGCCAGATAGGCCAAGATTATCGAGGCAAGTAACACCAATCCCGGCGAATACAGCAGCCAGTTGCCCCAACGAAAGGCGATATTTCCCAAACGTTTTTCCAAGGACATGCTTAAGCGCTCACGACGGTGTTAATCAAATACACGGTGTAACTGGCGTAAATGGCTAACAAGATGCCGCCTTCGACCCGATTGATCCGGCCTTGCTCGCCTTTTCTGGCGTATCCCAAAAAGAACAGCGATAACGTTAGCAAGGCCATCAGCGGCCAATCGCGATTAACGATTTCCAGTGGAATCGACATCGGATGAATGACCCCGGCCAATCCGACCACCGCCAGCGTATTGAATAAATTGGAACCGATGATATTACCCAAGGCCA
This region includes:
- a CDS encoding polysaccharide biosynthesis protein, which codes for MTLRFRSRTTIFLHDLAMIPLAWFGAYWLRFNLQDIPDDFFYSALLFLPWVIAIQVSLFWVYGLYRGVWRFSSLPDLIRIGKAVLTGIFFIASALFLYDRLHGVPRSVVPLYVLILFSLLSIPRLVYRFWKEQTFAERVGKRALIVGAGSAGEMLVRDLLANVDSDYVPIVFVDDNHGKYKREIRGIRVAGTVEQIPELIERWNIETVLIAVPSASDQQMRRIVEICENCSVDFQTLPSVKELLSGAVTTANLRSVSIEDILGRTPVKLDWPGIKNHLRDKVILVTGGGGSIGSELCKQLARAQPRKLIVFDQCEFNLYKINADLSRLFPELAHQAVLGDVADPIAVKQLIATQQPEIVFHAAAYKHVPLLENQIREAVHNNLIGTKILAEAAIAAGVARFVLISTDKAVNPTNVMGATKRAAEILCQNLNQTGNTRFTTVRFGNVLDSAGSVVPLFREQIKAGGPITVTHPDITRYFMTIPEACQLIMQAETIGQGGEVFVLDMGEPVKITYLAEQMIRLSGKVPNKDIAIKIVGLRPGEKLYEELFHDQEQLLATSHAKLRLAKARLYDSVEWAKQIEDLQKVCRNYDNRQLLADLKQLVPEFTSTPAPK
- a CDS encoding DUF411 domain-containing protein, which gives rise to MRAAKLIVLLLAACSQSLSAEEAGKPLEMTVYRSPTCGCCGKWLEHAKQNGFKINDVVSDDMETIKARFGVPEKLASCHTAIVDGHVIEGHVPAADIQKLLQSKSNIAGIAAPGMPMGSPGMEMGGQQDAYKVVSFDKEGKYEVFAEHGTKQ
- a CDS encoding MraY family glycosyltransferase, which gives rise to MLLLFTVTLLLAAVLTGLIRRYALTYKVLDIPNQRSSHSVPTPRGGGLAIVLGFFTAALWLFFADQLTGSFLALLSSTLLVAVIGFCDDHGEVAARWRFLTHLLAAIIALELLNGLPVILIPAPFDAIFGRLSFNPGWLGYPLGALFLVWTLNLFNFMDGTDGIAASEALFVSSALAGYLFFTDQNLCAVALSLAAACAGFLLWNWPKAKIFMGDVGSGFIGLLLGLLILLAAQQAAVLLYCGLVLFGVFIVDASYTLAVRMFSGQKWYAAHCSHTYQHAAKRYGHLPVLLATWVINCGWLLPISLWIFKHPSHALAGIALAYLPLIYLAYRFKAGQSELVIS
- a CDS encoding MMPL family transporter, whose protein sequence is MSLEKRLGNIAFRWGNWLLYSPGLVLLASIILAYLAVQYTGNHLTVNTDTAELIAPEAPFQQNRRKFEQQFGQEVHTLLLVIESSSPELTKAAAQRLSRELRADTEHFTKVYRPDENAFFQRNGLLYLDTDKLQDFSVTLAQAQPFIGRISQDPSLNGFFSIFEDALNAETKTEEVPIDLMSLIDKVSNSLHKTLNGETDLLSWQKLIAENKISEEQSDKAFIFVTPKFDYSQILPVEPAIKVIRQAADKIQDPNMPAVKVWVTGEVGLEHDEMAGMSEGTFTASIFSIVLVCGILLVAYRSWLLMLATLLTLALGMVFCGLFASVAVKQLNLISVAFAVSNIGLGVEYAIHFCLRYRDNLDLYGSDKGKAIRSALLATSPSLILCAGTTSIGLYAFIPTDYQGISELGLLAGTSLFICLFITLTVLPVLLKVLPNPPVHQLHGEQPGESKFTHLLAHFTLHYAKPISLLTLLGAVVAVYFVFQVQTDFNPLNLRDPHTESVIAFKDLMKERDTSPMTLTVLVKNEDEARATQKKLESLKTVDKTVSLFDFVPDDQESKLGIIDDMVLTLGPQSQFFPQLKTGTDPLPAIKRMIAAIDNNLPKKTNPADIKSLQTFKQQLQDVMVELEARFQPDRGVFIEKIQTSLLGTLPTVMNQLLIGFHAEEIVPTSIPAEIKERWLSKDGLYRIQIFPKEDLNDLGNLQTFITDVQAVAPNATDLPVMYWESMKAVIGAFQEAIIIALVAIALLLMFIRRSIVDTLLVMTPLVLAGLFTMATTVFTGTPINFANIIALPLLMGLGVDNGIHMVEKLHHSLSEDQNIYQSSTARGMFYGALTTISSFVGLAFSPHQGISSMGLVITIGIFWIMTCTFVVLPAISKLVLKKTEHLT
- the motB gene encoding flagellar motor protein MotB yields the protein MAEQPIIIKKIKKAGHGGHHGGAWKIAYADFVTAMMAFFLLMWLLGSTDEKTKKGISEYFQNPFGVAITNSSGEGTGDRTSIIQAGGQDLKSQEEGQVHQGENTPAEPTPEDIEKLAEEQEKLKLEKLQEKIEDMLKANDKLAEYKDQIKLETTPEGLKIQIIDAQNRPMFKLASSGIETYAQAILRELAPVINELPNKVTINGHTDALPFPSNRTGYSNWELSSDRANVARRELNQGGLSEEKVLRVVGLASSIPYKGDVPNDPMNRRISIVVMNKKTENQVLHDGAEDKPGSSDTSVPGLPAISPTIQKNTKITGADGAAH
- a CDS encoding secondary thiamine-phosphate synthase enzyme YjbQ, with translation MWIQKRIQLAAKPRGFHLITREIVGQLAELDKIEIGLAHVFLQHTSASLAINENADADVRRDLESYFSRAVAENEPYYRHTLEGPDDMPAHIKTVILGSSLSIPISDGQLALGIWQGIYLCEHRNHAGNRTIIVTLHGE
- the motA gene encoding flagellar motor stator protein MotA; its protein translation is MFVIIGYVIILGCVLGGFMMAGGHLGVLWQPVEVLIIVGAAFGSFLASNSLANSKAAMAGGTATLKGSTYTKEYYMELLMSFNALSQKARKEGLLSLEKVVDDPEGSSIFGEKIVHDHHLMEFICDKLRLILTGVDVNQLEDIMDAEIEVHHAEGNEPIKAVQKVGDGMPAFGIVAAVMGVVHTMESVGIPPAELGKLIAAALVGTFLGILVSYGFIGPVASVMEARLEEESNAYKCTQKGLLNCAKGTSPAMTVEFMRTAIPHNARPSFTELEEQLKAGK
- a CDS encoding NAD-dependent epimerase/dehydratase family protein translates to MTKALVTGASGFIGTQLCQALVNQGYAVKTCSRAGHGPDNIALDLAEPGACPPELCAGIDVIFHLAGKAHALAESRQDAAEYRQVNTEGTRKLLEAAQQARVKSFVFFSSVKAVSQASQQPMDETVNDPATDPYGLSKYEAEQLVLNGGYVRHPVVLRPSMVYGGSEKGNLPRMIKAVRRGIFPPLSESGNQRSMVHVTDIVAAALLAAEKPAAAGQVYIVTDEQSYSTRQIYDAIRAALGKPPVAWSIPMPLLTSLAKLGDGFGQLTGRRFPIDSDSLEKLTGSAWYSSAKIARELGFQPRHTLWKALPDIIRHLS